In Rhodamnia argentea isolate NSW1041297 chromosome 1, ASM2092103v1, whole genome shotgun sequence, the genomic window CTGCGTACGCTGCGCACGCTGCGCCAAGctcgcgcgctctctctctctctctctctctctccccgaagGGGTGCTCTGAGGTAGGCTGATTCTCTTGCTCTTCTCGATGTTCATACTACGAAAGAGTCTATGTTCGTGATGCAAGACTAATAGGAATAGCaccgtacgagttgcttcgtgtTCTTTCTGCGGCAGGGTTTCTCTGATGCATTCTCGTCAGCTTCTTGCGTTGTTGATTATGCTTTTCTATGCTTGGATCCCGCCGGAGCTGGTTTACCGATGGGAGCGTGATTGTTCCGTCGTTTGGTTTTtcggccttttcttttttgtgcgaTCGTCTTTCTTTTGATGTTCAATCGCTTTATCTACtgagcatgagagagagagagaggttgccTGTTAGCTGAGTTGTGCTGCCGATTTTATGTAGCTTTTGTTGTCCAGCTTTTTGTGATTCTAgtatttttcaatcaaatgcGGTAAAGTAGATGAAAGAAATCATCATCGCAAGAAGTGGTCGAGGCTCTGCTTGTTACACGGAAGAtgaatgatttataaaatatttttcaaaatacaatcTCTTGTTTCACTCGCGAAAATGAATTGGatggacaaaaaatattttcatcttcgaAAATGTACAGATATGAGACGttgtcaatgaaaatatttttcattaactaattattttaagcgattatttttaggaaaatatttttcaaaccatccattttccatgaaataaacggagcctaagttaCTTGTATTCGATATATTTTTACTAGATCAATTGTGTCGGCATTTTCCAAgtttgactcgccaaacacctACTGCGGTGTTAGTCACAATACGAAGGACTCTGACAAATCACTATAGCGAGAGTATCAAAAGTTACACTGATGCTGACTGCAGACTTTGTTTCTCATTCGTTGCCCTTTGGCCGGGTCCATGCAAAGTCTTGTCGTGGCAGATTTGAAAAATTTATCATCGATTTGATGCGATTGTATCGATCTCTTGCCCATATTGTGTTCTGTGATGTGATTAATGATCCGAAGCACTACTGGTTTTAGATCACAAAGGATAAAATGGTGAAGGCTGTTGCTGTTCTCGGAAGTAGCGAGGGTGTCAGTGGCACTATCTACTTCACCCAAGAAGGAGATGGTAAGCTTAGTGCGATCTGCTAAGTGGTCTCGGTCCTTGCTTATTCACTCGGTTAACCGTAACCATCTAGTTTTATCTGTTGCGAATGATGTGCAGCCCCGACCACGGTGACTGGAAGTCTTTCTGGCCTCAAGCCTGGGCTTCATGGTTTCCATGTTCATGCTCTTGGGGACACGACCAATGGTTGCATGTCAACTGGTACTGATTGGAAGAAAATTCTCATGTTGATTTTTGGAACAACAGAAAAGTACTATTTACATATTTCTGATGTTTGTTCACGTTTTGAACATTCTTTTTCTCATGGGTAGTGCGGGATACAGGATGTGTTCTTACTATGATTCTCTTTAATTACTTTGTTTCAGGACCACATTTTAATCCTGCTGGTAAGGAGCATGGTGCCCCTGAAGATGAGAATCGTCATGCTGGTGATTTGGGAAATGTGACTGTTGGTGATGATGGTATGTCTGTTATTGTCTAGTTACTCTATTGGTTGTGGCAATAAGTGTTGCAGCACTATTGGTTTTTTAGACTGTATTCATTGCATCCCTTTATCGTGTCAGTGTTGTCTCTTGGTTGGTTTAATTATTGCTGCATGTCTTGCATGT contains:
- the LOC115743890 gene encoding superoxide dismutase [Cu-Zn], producing the protein MVKAVAVLGSSEGVSGTIYFTQEGDAPTTVTGSLSGLKPGLHGFHVHALGDTTNGCMSTGPHFNPAGKEHGAPEDENRHAGDLGNVTVGDDGAATFTIIDKQIPLAGPNSIVGRAVVVHTDPDDLGKGGHELSKTTGNAGGRVACGIIGLQG